Genomic DNA from Anguilla anguilla isolate fAngAng1 chromosome 17, fAngAng1.pri, whole genome shotgun sequence:
tctgtgtgtttcagcatcTCATTTAAGATGCCATCTGCCCCACAGGCTTTTCTGTGTTGCAAGGCCTTCAATTTTTCCACAAGTTCTGATTCGGTAATTTTATAATCTAGAGGGTTCTGATTGTCTTTAACAATTTTTTCAAGGTTGTTCAGTTTTTTACATATTTGGTTTTGTTCTGGGTTCTTTATTGTCTTACTATACAATTGTTCAGAATGATTCTACCATAGTTCTTCGTTTTGGATGGCCAATTCATCATGGTGTGGTTTGTTTAAAGATTTCCAATTGTACCAGAAGTTATTCAGCTTATACATAACAACCAAACTGGGTTTATCTCACAGAGACAAACTCACGATAACATCAGACGATTGTTGCACATATTAAACCATATCCAACAGAACAATCTTGAAGCCTTCTTATTTAGTCTGGATGCTGAGAAGGCTTTTGATTCAGTGAGTTGACCTTTCTTATATAAAGTTCTTGAAAGATTTGGCATGCACAAAAATTTTGTTAAGGGTATCCGTACACTATATAGTAAATCATCAGCCCGGATAAAAATAAACGGGTACCTTTCAGACACCATCATATTAGAGTGCGGATCAAGATGGGTGCCAAATTTCACCGTTGTTTTTTGCACTTTATATAGAGCCTCTAAGAAAGCATCAAAGGCATCTGCATAAACGGAGAAGACCACAAGGTCTCCACACTGTATGCCGATGATATTTTGGCCTATTTAAGTAAACCCTCTAACTAATTTTCTGAATTAATGAACCTTTTAGAAACATTTGGTAGATATGCAggatataaattaaatatacaaaaaacacaaattttgaCTTTTAATTATACACCCCCAAAACGCCTTAGAGAGAAATTCCACCTTAATTGGGATCAGAACTCATTGAAATATTTAGGAATAtacttaccaaaaaaaaatcccaacaCTGGCAGAGATAAATTATGGCCCCCTCTTAACAAAAATTAAAGATGACATACACAGATGGAATTCCATTTCTTTCCTTGGTCTTAGTCATAGAATTGACTCATTGAACATTCTTCCACAATATCTCTTCTTATTTCAAGCACTCCCTGTAGAAATTCCCTCAAAACAATTTTCTGAATTGAATAAGATCATTTCCAGGTTTATTTGACAAGGGAAAAAACCCAGGGTTAAACTTAAAATGCTACAACTTCCAAGGGAAGAAGGAGGAATGGCACTACCTCACTTTAAAGATTACTTTTATGCAGCCCAGATTAAACCTTTAATTAACATGTGTAACCTAACATTTCACGCCAGGTGGAAAGACCTTGAACTCTCCATTATAAATGATCCCCCAATTCATGCAGTATTGGCTCACAAAAATTTGGGAAGATTAATAGATAATGTGCAAAATCCATGGATCAAAGTCCAATCAAAAATCTGGAATATGATAAGAGAAGAATATAAACTAGATcataaattacaaataattcaATGGTGTGCTTATGATCCTGAGTTCAAGCCTAATAAAATAGATCATAGATTTAAATCATGGATCTCAAAAGGAATAACAACATTCTATTCccttccaggttttttttcttccagtccaggtttttttccctttcagtccaatccagttttttttcttccagtccaggttttttttcttccagtccaggttttttttcttccagtccaggttttttttcttccagtccaatccggttttttttcttccagtccaggttttttttttccagtccaatccagtttttatttcttccagtccaggttttttttccttccagtccaatacagttttttttcttccagtccaggttttttttctagtccagttcctttttctttcagtccaggtttttttttcctgatccagtccagtttttttttcttccggtccaatacagttttttttcttccagtccagtttctttttcttccagtccagtttttcaGTTCTAAAGTtctaacagttctaaaatcaatgcactACAAAATCCAGTTTAATGCAATTTCAGGGGAGGCACCACCATCAAAAACGAAAGCTTTTGGGTCTATAACTTCtatagtttcataaaatgaataaactatAGTTAAATAATCGTTATGAATTGTTAATTTAGATGATAATATAACACCATCGTCACGTACTCAAATCATAAAATGAGCCAAGTATTTAGTCGCAGAGGGGTTTTGTAGgctaattttattaaattgtcctatttatatatttatttaaattattattattattattctttattcatattattattcatcttcTTGACTGTAATTCctcatttgttgattttgtcGTGGGCTACCTTCTATTTTCAGCTTTGATTTGAtccatattttacatgtatttcaaTTTCTCTTTATTTGCTGCTGTTGATCATCTATGTATTCCAGTTTACAGTGAATCCAAGACACAATCatagtttttatgtttttattttagacattaaaacagaataaaatataagaAACTACTTTaagacaaagcaaacaaaactgaaaaatcccATGTCAATACAAAATTCAACTGCTTTATCAatcaaaatgtgtaaattattACTATcagattaataaaaacattattatacaACATTCTCAAGTGTCATCAACAACTGTTTCTAAAAGGATTTTCTTTACTTACAAATACAActgtctgcctctgtctcttcctTCTGATTTATGTCTGATCtctaatgcatttaattatgtaGACTCAAAAGAGAAGTTTCCATGAAGAATGGCgggaacaaaatgttttaaaattatgcatGGGCAGAGATCAGTGCCAACAGAAAGTGAATTTGAATGGCATAACCTTTTGTGGTGCAATTATTTGAGCACATTGAAGTTGAATTTTTAAGTTGAAATGAAGAGTGCAAATTGAATGCATAAAGACCGAGTTCAATTTCAAACCATTACATTCAGTTTCAAATAGTGAAACACAAATTCAGTTTGAATACAAATTCCATTTTTAAGTGCAATAATTCAGCTTtaacattacatatttaaatagtTGCAATTCAAACTGTTGCACTAATTTCTGCCCATAATGACCCATTCtaaattacagaaatatttttgatcTGACTTTATGTCAtcaatataataacaatatttaacattaaacagattttaaaaaataaaaaaaataaaaaaaacagttcctgCAAATGGCTTCCCATGGAGTCATTTCAGTTCTGCATACCATTGTTTACGTCTTATGCAGGTAAATCACACCACGGTCTGTATAGCAGAACAGGCTCAGATATAATGCTTCACTGGTAACTCTCTTATTGGGAAGGGGTGGTATCGTCAATGAACtgccagaaagagagagagaaagtaagagagaaagagagtgagaaacagGAAAATGGACAGTTGCAGCTGTTCTTAATATTATCAGTAGCATATATATTTCTATGAATAGCACATGATTTTATTATATGATTGTAGgttattattgcatttatttaacattttcaaccGCGATGATATAATTCATAATTTCTGTCATATACCCTTTAATTATTAGTGATTACACAACTGCTATTTTTACAAGCAAAGCCAGTAGTTGTAGTTTTAAggaaaatttgttttacattatttgaAGTTACATCAGTTATAAACCATATATACTCTTCAATTcaatatgcaaaatataaaataataacgtgCCATGTCGCATTTCATAGCCAAGGCGCTAGGCTTGTAACTCAGAGGTTTCAGGTTTgtgtggggcactgccattttacccttaatggcatactatgcaggatttcatagcctgtgtttacaatcaaagaagtctcctcctccgtcttcaaCCCCACCTACTCACGCCAGGTCAGTTACTCCGCTGAATgcagctagctggatagctagcgGTCACCGTGGGAAGAGCCACCGTGAATGACAGTTAGAAGGCAGATCCAGTTCTAGCTTAATTAATTCTATTACGCTGAACTTTATTGCTGgaactttacattaaaaaatttcAGACCCTTGCAAAAGCCCTTATTGTCGCCAGCTTCACACTGCCATTAAATGTTGCACACAGGTCCGACAGAAAACAAGTCAAACTCTGCCTCACTTTTAATTCcccttggcgaacttcagctgatgccacagAGTAAAAGCAATCAACTTTAGGTCCTGTTCGCTGgtctttttgcttcgctgtacCTGGACCTCTTTGCTAGCTAgctctgcagccacacacacccctccccacacagaaaacagggTCACAGAAACGTGACAGACACATTTtggaataacaaatacaggtaaaggtgcacaaatttggtGAAAGTGAGGAACGACAGAGATCACCAGTGCATCACAGAAATGCTTTAGCCTGGTTCTTTGataatatttacaatttttcaggtaaaaatcctgcatagtatgcctttaagcaCTTAGTGTGCACTGCTCCTGTTAATATGCAGCTGTATGAACTGTACgtaatctgtgtaagtcacCTAAATAAGTGCATTTGCtatatgtgtaaatgtaatgcattttgacCATCCTTCATGTATAGAAGACATATGCAGGGGTATTTCATGAGACAGAGTGCCTGTTTGTGCTGTGGTCCAGGGGGGTGTGCTAGATTTGGGGGATTACCTCGCGTGTGTTGACGTAGTCTgagttgctgttgttgtcacTGTCCACATTATCAAGGGAGACCCCTGCAGACGCAGACAGCACACGGATAGGGTCAAATGAACAGCAGCACATCCATCGCACATCATAACATCCGTCACATCCATCACATCCGTCACACATCATAACATCCATCACACATCCATCACACATGTATCACAAATGTCACAAATCTTTGTCACATCGTCCATCGCGTTTGTTACACATCGTCACACATCCATCAACTCCGTCACATATCCATCACATTCATGACACATACATCATATTCGTTGCATCATCCATCACATCCGTCACAAATCCATTACACATCCATCACATCATCACATTTGTTACACATCGTCACACATCCATCACACCTGTCACAATTCACCTTCACTGCAGCTAACAGCCCCACCAGCACCACAATTCAACATCATTcatcaatgaaaaaaatcccCTTTTTGATGATTTGATGTGACACTAACTTTGCTCAGTGAGGTACTGCAAATTAATGTTTCTACAAGTATTCGAAATGTACCAACCTGGGGAAAGCTTATAGCACTCTCCACCAGCTTCCACGTTAATGTAGTTTTGACTGCTGCCGTctgtgaatacacacacacaggtatgagaaagagagacagagtgagagtgagtgtgtgtgtttggtttagtATTGTCAAGTTTCATTGATGCATAATGaattaaagatgtttttttccacGTTCAGATACTGATGTTCAGATACTGTACACATTAAGTACATATgaatatgtttaatttgtttgttgttttctgttctgctttctcttaatttatgtatattttatggtgcactaaaaaaataataaaaagaaaagctggTAATGagctataatttaaaataataataattattattatatttatatttatatagttgATTGCTTACCAGAACGGTTATCATCCTCAGCCAAATTAACGTAATTACCGTGATCTAGAAAAGTTCAGACAAGTTCAAGTTTGGAATCTgtgacaataacaaaaatatttctacaGCTATGACAAGGCATTTTAAGACATTAcagtaaaaacattaatttttcattacACACAAATTTGCAAGTGAATAAAATCATAGGCCAAACCAGCAACTCATTTccccttaataataataataataataataataataataactattattattattaggattattattattattgttgttgttgttgttgttgttgttgttgttgttattattattattatcattattattattattattattattattctctgcATGGACACAAGACTCTGCTAATGGATCCTCTATACCTGAACTCTGCGTGGACACCAGACTCTGCTAATGGATCCTCTTTACCTGAACTCTGCGTGGACACCAGGCTCTGCTGAGATCTACAATTGGACACAGCTACAGGCGGATCTGCCAACAcctctctgaaacacacagaaactatTATAGATATCATTTAGCACTGCcactaacacacaaacacacacacacacacacacacaaatatatacacatagacacatacatacTTACCCCAACGTGCATATATGCATGtcagagacagaaaaacagacagactggcaGACTGGCAGGCaggtaggcaggcaggcaggcaggcagacagacagacagacagacagacagacaggtactCACATGTAGCCTTCTCCCTTCTCGTTGTACTCCTCGTCACTGTCAGGGTTTTCATTGATGTAGTCGTCTGCGGAGAGTGAAAACGCGCTCATAAAGCCCATCGGAGGAGGTTTATTTGGTGGAAACTGTAACCACCATGACGCATTCAACTGCATCACGGTGGTCACAGGACAGCAACATGTCCCCAATGACCTATTCTAATGACCTTCTGGTTTCAGGGCTTTTCGGGGGCTTGTGGTTTAACACCaaataactccaaagcagcttgcacAGTTACATTAAGGTTTAACAAGCTATACGGATCATTTTCTAGCgtttattcataattataaacGTCAAAATATTATGTTCTTTCCTTGAGTGTAGAAGGCTTGGGCTGCAAGTACCATAAAAAATAGTCccaactgaaaataagatttaaaataattttaggaTACTTTTAAGAaatcaatgcacacacacacgcacacaaaacctCTAGGGGCATAACATCACTGCACAAACTGCTTTGAAGTGACTTGAAGTGTCTTTTCTTGCTTTGGACCAAAAACTCTGGACTTTCCCCTGACATACCTGCCATTGTAAAGTTTAGTGGTGGTGAGAAACTTCTGTTAATGTCTCAAATATCCATTCATTGATCTACAAACCATGTGGGCcaactgaaaatattgattATATTTAATACATGTTGCAATTGAAATGTGTAAATGCTTGCGAAGCAACTATACccaaatttctttaaaaaaaattttgtactgtatgttctaTATGCTATATGTATCGTATTGTTTTATACCAACACTGTGTTCGCTGCTACCTTGACCAGGTCTCTCTTGACAAAGAGATTTTGGATCTCAGTGAGACTTCTTGGTTAAATGAAGctttataacaaaaaaaaaaaataatatgctaaaactgaaataacatttttttttaaacaatttttttaaaaacagaaaacaacctgaaaaaaaaatctctttaaagtcatagtatttattttctttggttcttCATGTGTGATATAGTctaaccatttaaaaatgattattttgattGGGCAGAGTCTTTAATGTTCTGCTCTAGAGTTAGGCTGTCCTGAATATTCTGCAATTATTTATCTATTGTGTCCAGCTCCAGCAAGATACTGTCTTTTGAAGTAACAATTCAGTCCATTTGAATTGAATCATGTTTTCAATCACTGTTAcagtttttttgaaaaaggaatACTTAATCGACAAATAGTTTTACTGTTATTACTGAACATTGGAAATTAGTTCAGAATCAGTTAGTAGAAAAgagttgcttttttaaaaactctcatATAAATTTACCTGAAGTATGGGAACAAACACATAACAGACATGAATGATTGAATGTAAATAATTACCATCTTGAGAGGCAGGATTCGCATAGGTGGTAGGGCTTCCTCCTGTAAGTAATGTTTTTGATGTACATTTATCATTTCCAAATACCAATTAAAAGGCTCAGGGAAAAGGGTGTGATTAATTAAGCCCTTTAATGAAAAAGTGGCCAatcgagagagagaaagtagagagaaagagagtggtgtgtgagagatagaaagagagagagcgagagagagcaaaaaaacTTACCATCTACACGAGGAATGTGGGAAGAACAACGATGCATTTCGAGCATAGGAGAACTGAGAAACATAGGAACAGAGATCACATCATACTGCTATCATTTTGCCTGTCTTAGTCTCCCATGttgttattgtattttcttcttATTACCTACATACTATGGCTGGGTGTTGCAAAGTTGGATCTAGCTAATGTGCAATTTAGCCAGTAAAACCAATCAAATATGTTGCAATGTGTATCAGTTGTACCCTTTGAATGTAAGGAGTGtataattaacaataataagaataacacaaacagcaaaagaataataacaaaaacaatacatatcattattattattactgttaatatgtataatatatattccACAGGTAATGTTCTGTAGTTCAGTCAGTGAGACCCAAAGAAGGTCAGAGATACACAGCTGTGCACAGACTGTGCTGAACCAGAGATACACAGCTGTGCACAGACTGTGCTGAACCAGAGATACACAGCTGTGCACAGACTGTGCTGAACCAGAGATACACAGCCGTACCCAGACTGTGCTGAACCAGAGATACACAGCTGTACCCAGACTGTGCTGAACCAGAGATACACAGCTGTACCCAGACTGTGCTGAACCAGAGATACACAGCCGTACCCAGACTGTGCTGAACCAGAGATACACAGCTGTACCCAGACTGTGCTGAACCAGAGATACACAGCTGTACCCAGACTGTGCTGAACCAGATATACACAGCTGCGCTCAGACTGTGCTGAACCAGAGATACACAGCCGTACCCAGACTGTGCTGAACCAGAGATACACAGCTGTACCCAGACTGTGCTGAACCAGAGATACACAGCCGTACCCAGACTGTGCTGAACCAGAGATACACAGCTGTACCCAGACTGTGCTGAACCAGATATACACAGCTGCGCTCAGACTGTGCTGAACCAGAGATACACAGCTGTACTCAGACTGTGCTGAACCAGAGATACACAGCTGTACCCAGACTGTGCTGAACCAGAGATACACAGCTGTACCCAGACTGTGCTGAACCAGATATACGCAGCTGTACTCAGACTGTGCTGAACCAGAGATACACAGCTGTACCCAGACTGTGCTGaaccagagacacacagctgctctCAGACTATGCTGAACCAGAGATACACAGCTGCTCTCACGCTGTGCTGGACCTTGGCAAGCTGGAGTGATGGCACTGACCTACCTGGCAAAAGGGAGGTGGGTGGAATTTCCTGAACTTCTGGTGGAGACAGGAAGAACCGTGCCTAAAATCACATGACCACACCCCTTTAATTCACAGATTCACATGTAAACCTTCTtatctcttcctcctcctcatcatcatcaacatcttcatcttcataatCGTGATCATCATTACAATGctcgccatcatcatcatcatcctcataaTCATGATagccatgatgatgatgattatcatCATCTAATGGTTTATTACCAGTTCTTATATTTTCTCCAGTCTGGAAATCCAGAATGTCATTCTAACTTTGTCCACTTACTGCCAGATTCTTTTCAAGTGCAGGAGAGTAAACACAAGCCCATTGGCCCTCCAAAATGCCTGCTCCCCAATGCTGCTCCATGTATTCTGTGGGCTTTACCTACAGCACTTCACAGCTGGAGCTGACTGACTGCTGGTGCCATGGCAATGAATATCCTGGCAACAGAACCCTCCCTCTCTAGGTGACAATGCAACCAATCAGATGATGCCACCTATCAGAATTGCTCTACAGAACTCCAAACCACAGGGTGTCAGGGTTTGATTATAGACTGGGAGGGGACTTTTCTGATTTATAAAAGGAAAAAGATTTTTAGATAAgaaatacacatatttacatgtaGGTCTCACAACTCTGAATCCATGGGGGTTGTGGTCCctgcagaaacaggaaaatgtataataataaagttGATACACAGCAAAAGGTTACACAATTTCTCTGATCATATGGAGTTGTATAATGTAGTATAATTGAAGATGGAGCTCTTACTGTATAAGGGGTTGCATAATGGAAGATGGAGCTCTTACTGTATAAGGGGTTATATAATGGAAGATGGAGCTCTTACTGTATAAGGGGTTATATAATGGAAGATGGAGCTCTTACTGTATAAGGGGTTATATAATGGAAGATGGAGCTCTTACTGTATAAGGGGTTATATAATTGAAGATTAAGCTCTTACTGTATAAGGGGTTGCATAATGGAAGATGGAGCTCTTACTGTATAAGGGGTTATATAATTGAAGATGGAGCTCTTACTGTATAAGGGGTTGCATAATGGAAGATGGAGCTCTTACTGTATAAGGGGTTATATAATTGAAGATGGAGCTCTTACTGTATAAGGGGTTGCATAATGGAAGATGGAGCTCTTACTGTATAAGGGGTTATATAATGGAAGATGGAGCTCTTACTGTATAAGGGGTTATATAATTGAAGATTAAGCTCTTACTGTATAAGGGGTTGCATAATGGAAGATGGAGCTCTTACTGTATAAGGGGTTATATAATTGAAGATGGAGCTCTTACTGTATAAGGGGTTGCATAATGGAAGATGGAGCTCTTACTGTATAAGGGGTTATATAATTGAAGATGGAGCTCTTACTGTATAAGGGGTTGCATAATGGAAGATGGAGCTCTTACTGTATAAGGGGTTATATAATGGAAGATGGAGCTCTTACTGTATAAGGGGTTGCATAATGGAAGATGGAGCTCTTACTGTATAAGGGGTTATATAATGGAAGATGGAGCCCTTACTGTATAAGGGGTTATATAATGGAAGATGGAGCCCTTACTGTATAAGGGGTTATATAATGGAAGATGGAGCTCTTACTGTATAAGGGGTTATATAATGGAAGATGGAGCCCTTACTGTATAAGGGGTTATATAATGGAAGATGGAGCCTTACTGTTGTATGTAGTCGTCGGTGAAGTGTTCTGGGATAGTCGCTGAGGAGACAGAAATCTATGTTCATTGATGGTGAAACACTTCACTCTGCTTTACTTCCTTTTTCCCCATCCCCCATTCCTGTTTTCATCCCTCCCCCAATCTTCTCCTTCTGAGTAACATAATCCTGTCTgatcacactctctctcacacacctttTCTTTCTATTTCGCAATATTCCTCTTTGCATTgtcattgtttattattattattattattattattattattattattattattatatcaacagtaacaacaataataatgaaaataacttttcaaaGTGTACAAAGCAatatacacaaaacatttagaattaataaataaaaccaaatacattgaataaaataaaagacaaaacattgaattaaacagtaatacatttaaaacagttGCATAGTATTGAAAGAAAGTTctcactgtaaataaatagcataaataaaatgaattcatgcTTACTGCGGTGTGCGGACCGCCTGCAGCCACCACacaggccaatcagaagcacCACAGATACAGCCAGGAGGATCCCACTCAGCAGAGATCCCAGAGCTGCAGCCTCCATCACTGCAGTCTGGACACTCACCAGGAGAAACATGgaggttaataataataataataataataataataataataataataacagcaactacaacaataacaacaacaacagcaaaaacaataataataatgatataataataatagtatcaataaacataatataataataataataatagtaacaataaaaataaacataataataataataataataataacagcaagaacaacaacaacaacaataataataataataataataataataataataattgtacagctctttttttttgctggtgcaCAAATCACTTGACACCACAAAagaatatataaaaagaaatataaacattaaaaactgaacaaaacataaatacagtaaaaatagTTCAGGTTgaaagcaagttttttttttttttttaagtgtcttTAATCAACATCTAAAAGAAGACAgtcactgataaaaaaaatgaggCAAATTATTCCATTTGGCCCAATCTGTGAAtgccctttctcctcctcttgtAAAATCAGTGGCTGTGACAGTGAGGAGGTCTTTAGCTGAGGATTTATGAAGAGTG
This window encodes:
- the lat gene encoding linker for activation of T-cells family member 1; translation: MEAAALGSLLSGILLAVSVVLLIGLCGGCRRSAHRTTIPEHFTDDYIQQDHNPHGFRVVRPTCTVLPVSTRSSGNSTHLPFASSPMLEMHRCSSHIPRVDGGSPTTYANPASQDDDYINENPDSDEEYNEKGEGYIEVLADPPVAVSNCRSQQSLVSTQSSDHGNYVNLAEDDNRSDGSSQNYINVEAGGECYKLSPGVSLDNVDSDNNSNSDYVNTREFIDDTTPSQ